CTGGGTGCATTCCCATCACACTTAAAAAACATTTGCCAAAAGCTGAAGTAGCTACATTGGATGTTTCTCCTAATGCCATCGCCGTAGCCAAAGAAAATGCGGAACAGATCAACGTGAAGATCAAATTTATTGAAGCAGATATTTTGACTTTCAAATCTGAAGAAAAGTTTGATATCATTGTAAGTAATCCTCCTTATATCAGAGATTTAGAGAAAGTAGATATGCATAATAATGTATTGGTTTACGAACCCCATTTAGCATTATTTGTTCGCGATGAAAACCCGTTAATATTTTATAAAGCCATCGCTGACTTTGCGAGAACAAACTTAACACCTAATGGACAACTTTATTTCGAGATTAATGAGTATTTAGGTAAAGAAACGATTGATATGTTAGCTGCTAAAGGATTTATTGATATTGAGTTAAGAAAAGATATGCAAGAGAAGGATCGGATGGTTAAA
The nucleotide sequence above comes from Pedobacter riviphilus. Encoded proteins:
- the prmC gene encoding peptide chain release factor N(5)-glutamine methyltransferase, which encodes MLLSSQISNFVHMKIGELADHYELELEPFYDNNEAKAIFSIAAEKVLALSSAKLIMQKDIDVSFINMQKLLSILNDLQIGKPIQHILEEAHFYGAVFCVNEHVLIPRPETEELVDWIISDNSSQFSVNTNHKISILDIGTGSGCIPITLKKHLPKAEVATLDVSPNAIAVAKENAEQINVKIKFIEADILTFKSEEKFDIIVSNPPYIRDLEKVDMHNNVLVYEPHLALFVRDENPLIFYKAIADFARTNLTPNGQLYFEINEYLGKETIDMLAAKGFIDIELRKDMQEKDRMVKAGSPMSEIKSRK